The proteins below are encoded in one region of Pseudomonas entomophila L48:
- the rimI gene encoding ribosomal protein S18-alanine N-acetyltransferase, with amino-acid sequence MSESISFRPATEADLDALLKIEYAAFSHPWTRGIFQDALKSYEVWLMFDGQQQVGHGVINVIIDEAHLLNITVKPENQGCGLGLRLLEHLMARAYQLNGRECFLEVRASNQSAYRLYERYGFNEVGRRRDYYPVAGGREDALVMACTLLED; translated from the coding sequence ATGAGTGAATCGATCAGTTTCCGCCCGGCGACCGAGGCGGATCTGGATGCCCTGCTTAAGATCGAGTATGCCGCGTTCAGCCACCCCTGGACCCGCGGCATCTTCCAGGATGCGCTGAAGTCGTACGAAGTGTGGCTGATGTTCGATGGCCAGCAGCAGGTGGGGCATGGGGTGATCAATGTGATCATCGACGAGGCGCACCTGCTCAATATCACCGTGAAACCGGAGAACCAGGGTTGCGGGTTGGGCCTGCGGCTGCTCGAGCACCTGATGGCGCGGGCCTATCAGCTCAACGGGCGTGAATGCTTCCTCGAAGTGCGTGCCAGCAACCAGTCGGCCTATCGCTTGTACGAACGGTATGGGTTCAACGAGGTTGGGCGGCGCCGGGACTACTACCCGGTGGCGGGTGGGCGTGAGGATGCGCTGGTGATGGCCTGCACGCTGCTGGAAGACTGA
- a CDS encoding D-Ala-D-Ala carboxypeptidase family metallohydrolase: protein MKSSRLWLVAISLLGMGTVQADERDVWMFAQWAGDHENRAFRNMLVDARLYGVVPIHQLLRSASDWRQCRASPFAVPPASHWPAVRSTLSLIKMLDEQGMLRQFEVVSAYRDPQLNACAGGAPSSAHMRAFAVDLLLPSWADPNPLCRFWQQHGEAWNMGLGRYPSGRIHIDTAGYRTWGGDGGAGSSFCAKPR from the coding sequence ATGAAAAGCAGCAGATTGTGGCTAGTGGCTATTAGCCTGTTGGGCATGGGTACCGTTCAGGCCGATGAGCGTGATGTGTGGATGTTCGCCCAATGGGCGGGGGACCATGAAAACCGCGCCTTTCGCAATATGCTGGTGGATGCGCGGCTGTATGGCGTGGTGCCGATCCACCAGTTGCTGCGCTCGGCCTCGGATTGGCGCCAGTGCCGTGCCTCGCCGTTTGCAGTGCCACCAGCGAGCCACTGGCCGGCGGTGCGCTCGACGCTTTCACTGATCAAGATGCTGGATGAGCAGGGCATGCTGCGCCAGTTCGAGGTGGTTTCGGCCTATCGCGACCCGCAGCTCAATGCTTGCGCGGGCGGCGCGCCTAGCAGCGCGCACATGCGTGCCTTCGCCGTCGATTTGCTGCTGCCGTCCTGGGCCGATCCCAACCCGCTGTGCCGATTCTGGCAGCAGCATGGCGAGGCCTGGAACATGGGCCTGGGCCGCTATCCATCGGGGCGCATCCACATCGATACGGCGGGTTACCGCACGTGGGGCGGCGATGGCGGCGCCGGCTCGTCGTTCTGTGCCAAGCCCAGGTGA
- a CDS encoding LysR substrate-binding domain-containing protein has product MKLPPLNALRYFDIAAETESFVRAAEHLHVTHGAVSRQVRLLEESLGVELFDRRNRALFLTRAGRELQATTRTIFEQLEQTVQRLHPPAHDNVLVVSCEPTIAMRWLIPRLPRFHAAHPDLQLHLVAAGGPVDFARAGVDLALRRDDFHWDHQLHSLKICDEWIGPVAKAGFKGRRLLHSATRPDAWATWLRLSGQNLQQGERSDFEHFYLSLQAASAGVGLAIASVLMVRDELDNGQLEAPFGFLRDGSSYHLLSPQPLDDGGKRQRFAQWVSGECQACLAHLGLAQNDEPAPPSPPHVR; this is encoded by the coding sequence ATGAAACTGCCCCCACTCAACGCCCTGCGCTACTTCGACATCGCCGCCGAAACCGAAAGCTTCGTGCGCGCCGCCGAACACCTGCACGTCACCCACGGCGCCGTCAGCCGCCAGGTGCGCCTGCTCGAGGAAAGTCTCGGCGTGGAACTGTTTGATCGACGCAACCGCGCCCTGTTCCTGACCCGCGCCGGTCGCGAACTGCAGGCCACCACCCGAACCATCTTCGAACAGCTCGAACAGACGGTGCAGCGCCTGCATCCACCCGCACACGACAACGTCCTGGTGGTCTCGTGCGAGCCGACCATCGCCATGCGCTGGCTGATCCCTCGCCTGCCGCGCTTCCACGCCGCGCACCCCGACCTGCAACTGCACCTGGTGGCGGCCGGAGGGCCGGTGGATTTCGCTCGCGCCGGCGTGGACCTGGCCCTGCGCCGCGACGACTTCCACTGGGACCACCAACTGCACAGCCTGAAGATCTGCGATGAATGGATCGGCCCGGTCGCCAAGGCAGGCTTCAAGGGCCGACGCCTGCTCCACAGTGCCACCCGCCCCGACGCCTGGGCGACTTGGCTGCGCCTGAGTGGCCAGAACCTCCAGCAAGGAGAACGCAGCGACTTCGAGCATTTCTACTTGTCGCTCCAGGCCGCCAGCGCGGGCGTGGGGTTGGCCATCGCCTCGGTGCTGATGGTCCGCGACGAACTCGACAATGGCCAGCTTGAGGCGCCCTTCGGCTTCCTGCGCGACGGCTCCAGCTACCACCTGCTCAGCCCACAGCCACTGGATGACGGCGGCAAACGCCAGCGTTTCGCGCAGTGGGTGAGCGGTGAATGCCAGGCCTGCCTGGCTCACCTGGGCTTGGCACAGAACGACGAGCCGGCGCCGCCATCGCCGCCCCACGTGCGGTAA
- a CDS encoding LysE family translocator codes for MNELIAVALFTVLAVISPGADFALVTRSSYAQGRKAGLAAALGVALGVQVHVLYTVLGIAVVISQSPALFLVMKVVGAGYLVYLGYKSLTNTTRISLDGQAPGGQANRLAALRTGFMTNALNPKTMLFVVSAYTQVVQPGSPLAVDFAYGAFMSFAHWVWFSLVAVFFSSAGLRKAMIERQVIVDRLIGVALIGLGLAVAVAGVK; via the coding sequence GTGAATGAACTCATCGCCGTCGCCCTGTTTACCGTGCTGGCTGTCATCAGCCCGGGCGCCGACTTCGCCTTGGTCACCCGCAGCAGTTACGCCCAGGGGCGCAAGGCCGGGCTGGCCGCCGCCTTGGGGGTCGCCCTGGGCGTACAGGTGCATGTGCTGTACACCGTGCTCGGCATCGCCGTGGTCATCAGCCAGAGCCCGGCGCTGTTCCTGGTGATGAAGGTGGTGGGGGCGGGCTACCTGGTCTACCTGGGCTACAAGTCGCTGACCAACACCACGCGCATTAGCCTCGACGGGCAGGCGCCCGGCGGTCAGGCCAATAGGTTGGCCGCGTTGCGCACCGGTTTCATGACCAATGCCCTGAACCCCAAGACCATGCTCTTCGTGGTCAGCGCTTACACCCAGGTGGTGCAACCGGGCAGCCCGCTGGCCGTGGATTTCGCCTATGGCGCGTTCATGTCGTTCGCCCACTGGGTGTGGTTCAGCCTGGTGGCCGTGTTTTTCTCCAGCGCAGGGTTGCGCAAGGCGATGATCGAGCGGCAGGTGATCGTGGACCGCTTGATCGGGGTAGCGTTGATCGGCCTGGGATTGGCGGTGGCAGTGGCGGGGGTGAAGTAG
- a CDS encoding FecR family protein — protein MTPMPALHPTPDPEQEALDWFSRLRQPGCDEALRQAFGQWCQDPLNARAYAQLEAYWQQLQAPAPPPRPRIVEVRRSRAGLWLAGVFLALLSVLAVLYWPMMQRLASELSTDVGERRSVRLADGSTLHLDSASAMNVDLRGRTRLLQLVQGQVYLEVMLDGRAMEVQVGDTRIQVFGTRLQIARHGNHDELEVISGRATVVQGSDQRMVSAGERVTFSEQRIDPVEKISLKSADAWRDGRLLATNMPLGEVVERLAGYQGLRVWWQDEQAAYRRVSGEFDLDHAGQSLDTLAAGQQLRLYNVLGHWLIVR, from the coding sequence ATGACCCCGATGCCCGCCTTGCACCCCACGCCCGATCCCGAGCAGGAAGCACTGGACTGGTTCTCCCGCCTGCGCCAACCCGGCTGCGACGAGGCGCTGCGCCAGGCGTTCGGCCAATGGTGCCAGGACCCGCTCAATGCGCGCGCCTATGCGCAACTGGAAGCCTACTGGCAGCAGCTACAGGCCCCGGCGCCGCCACCACGCCCGCGGATCGTCGAGGTTCGCCGCAGCCGTGCTGGCCTGTGGCTGGCGGGCGTGTTCCTGGCGCTGCTGAGTGTGTTGGCGGTGCTCTACTGGCCGATGATGCAACGCCTGGCCAGCGAACTGAGTACCGACGTCGGCGAGCGCCGCAGCGTGCGCCTGGCCGACGGCTCGACCTTGCACCTGGACAGCGCCAGCGCGATGAATGTCGACCTGCGCGGGCGCACCCGCCTGCTGCAGCTGGTGCAGGGCCAGGTGTACCTGGAAGTGATGCTCGATGGCCGGGCCATGGAGGTGCAGGTCGGCGATACGCGGATCCAGGTGTTCGGCACCCGTCTGCAGATCGCCCGCCACGGTAACCACGATGAACTGGAAGTGATCAGCGGCAGGGCCACTGTCGTGCAAGGCAGCGACCAACGCATGGTCAGCGCCGGTGAGCGGGTCACCTTCAGCGAGCAACGGATCGATCCGGTCGAAAAGATCAGCCTCAAGTCCGCCGATGCCTGGCGCGACGGTCGACTGTTGGCCACCAACATGCCACTGGGGGAAGTGGTGGAGCGCCTGGCCGGCTATCAAGGGTTGCGCGTCTGGTGGCAGGACGAACAAGCCGCATACCGCCGCGTGAGCGGTGAGTTCGACCTGGATCACGCGGGCCAGAGCCTGGACACGCTGGCGGCCGGCCAGCAACTGCGGCTATACAACGTGCTGGGCCACTGGCTGATCGTGCGCTGA
- a CDS encoding MFS transporter, with the protein MAISNTQSSSASSPASQASPLVMRIIGFCALAHLINDLIQSVLPAIYPMLKANYGLSFAQIGLITLTFQVTASLLQPWVGFYTDKRPTPNLLPLGTLCTLVGIVMLAFVGSFPMILLASALVGIGSSTFHPETSRIARLASGGRFGLAQSSFQVGGNAGSAFGPLLAAAIVIPFGQTHVAWFGVAGLFFFAVTLMLRRWYKDHLNQFKARKAAQATHGISRQRVMLALVVLGLLVFSKYFYMASFTSYFTFYLIEKFQLSVASSQLHLFLFLGAVAAGTFFGGPIGDRIGRKAVIWFSILGVAPFTLALPYADLFWTTVLSVVIGFILASAFSAIVVYAQELVPGNVGMIAGIFFGLMFGFGGIGAALLGYLADLRGIEYVYGVCSFLPLFGLLAVFLPSTGKR; encoded by the coding sequence ATGGCCATCAGCAACACCCAAAGTTCCAGCGCGAGCAGCCCGGCAAGCCAGGCAAGCCCGTTGGTGATGCGCATCATTGGTTTCTGCGCCCTGGCGCACCTGATCAACGACCTGATCCAGTCGGTGCTGCCGGCGATCTACCCGATGCTCAAGGCCAACTATGGTTTGAGCTTCGCCCAGATCGGCCTGATCACCCTGACTTTCCAGGTTACGGCTTCGTTGTTGCAGCCGTGGGTCGGTTTCTACACCGACAAGCGGCCAACCCCCAACCTGCTGCCCCTGGGTACCCTGTGCACCCTGGTGGGTATCGTGATGCTGGCCTTCGTGGGGAGCTTCCCGATGATCCTGCTGGCCTCGGCGCTGGTGGGGATCGGGTCGTCGACCTTCCACCCGGAGACCTCGCGCATCGCCCGCCTGGCCTCGGGCGGGCGTTTCGGCCTGGCCCAGTCGAGCTTCCAGGTCGGCGGCAACGCCGGTTCCGCGTTCGGCCCGCTGCTGGCGGCGGCCATCGTCATTCCGTTCGGGCAGACTCACGTGGCCTGGTTCGGCGTGGCCGGGCTGTTCTTCTTCGCCGTCACCCTGATGCTGCGCCGCTGGTACAAGGACCACCTCAACCAGTTCAAGGCGCGCAAGGCGGCGCAGGCCACCCATGGCATCTCGCGCCAGCGGGTGATGCTGGCGCTGGTGGTGCTGGGGTTGCTGGTGTTCTCCAAGTACTTCTATATGGCCAGCTTCACCAGCTACTTCACCTTCTACCTGATCGAGAAGTTCCAGCTGTCGGTGGCCAGTTCGCAGTTGCACCTGTTCCTGTTCCTCGGCGCGGTGGCGGCCGGCACCTTCTTCGGTGGGCCGATCGGTGACCGTATCGGGCGCAAGGCGGTGATCTGGTTCTCGATCCTGGGCGTGGCGCCGTTCACCTTGGCGCTGCCCTATGCCGACCTGTTCTGGACCACCGTGCTCAGCGTGGTGATCGGCTTCATCCTCGCCTCGGCGTTTTCGGCCATCGTGGTGTATGCCCAGGAGCTGGTGCCGGGCAACGTGGGGATGATCGCCGGGATCTTCTTCGGGCTGATGTTCGGCTTCGGCGGGATCGGCGCGGCATTGCTGGGCTACCTGGCCGACCTGCGCGGGATCGAATACGTGTATGGCGTGTGTTCGTTCCTGCCGTTGTTCGGGTTGCTGGCGGTGTTCCTGCCGTCCACCGGCAAGCGTTGA
- a CDS encoding MFS transporter, translating to MNMRLLAGLLFAVSVVGFSLGASLPLVSLRLHEAGAGTLEIGIISAIPAAGMMLSAFMVDTCCKHLTRRVIYLLSFSLCTLSIALLEWAFDSMLWLALLRLGLGIGMGIAIILGESWVNELCPDHNRGKIMALYATSFTGFQVLGPALLALLGADSPWLTTVVTACYGLALLCILFTVPNDHVEHGDEGEKSFGLAGFFRVAPALCVAVLFFSFFDAVVLSLLPVYATSHGFAVGVAALMVTVVFAGDMVFQLPLGWLADRVERTGLHLVCGLVAMSIGIALPWLLQMTWLLWPLLVVLGAVAGGIYTLALVLIGQRFKGQDLVTANASVGLLWGVGSLVGPLVSGAAMDVAPHGLPMALALMAGLFVCFARQAYRRAGKLQAVVD from the coding sequence ATGAACATGCGTTTGCTGGCGGGCCTGTTGTTCGCCGTGTCGGTGGTCGGTTTCAGCCTCGGGGCGAGCCTGCCGCTGGTGTCGTTGCGCCTGCACGAGGCGGGGGCGGGGACACTGGAAATCGGCATCATCTCGGCGATCCCGGCGGCGGGCATGATGCTCTCGGCCTTCATGGTCGATACCTGCTGCAAGCACCTGACCCGGCGCGTGATCTACCTGCTGAGCTTCAGCCTGTGCACCCTGAGCATCGCCTTGCTGGAGTGGGCGTTCGACTCGATGCTGTGGCTGGCGCTGCTGCGCCTGGGGCTGGGTATCGGCATGGGCATCGCGATCATCCTGGGTGAGTCGTGGGTCAACGAGCTGTGCCCGGACCATAATCGCGGCAAGATCATGGCCCTGTACGCCACCAGCTTCACCGGTTTCCAGGTGCTTGGCCCTGCACTGCTGGCGCTGCTCGGCGCCGACAGCCCGTGGCTGACCACCGTGGTCACCGCCTGCTACGGGCTGGCCCTGTTGTGCATCTTGTTCACCGTGCCCAACGACCACGTCGAACACGGCGATGAGGGCGAGAAGAGCTTCGGCCTGGCCGGCTTCTTCCGTGTCGCGCCGGCGCTGTGCGTGGCGGTGCTGTTCTTTTCGTTCTTCGATGCCGTGGTGCTGTCGTTGCTGCCGGTGTATGCCACCAGCCATGGCTTTGCCGTGGGCGTGGCGGCCTTGATGGTGACCGTGGTGTTTGCCGGTGACATGGTCTTCCAGCTGCCGCTGGGCTGGCTGGCCGACCGGGTCGAGCGTACCGGGCTGCACCTGGTCTGTGGTCTTGTCGCGATGAGCATCGGTATCGCCCTGCCGTGGCTGCTGCAGATGACCTGGCTGTTGTGGCCGCTGCTGGTGGTGCTCGGGGCGGTCGCAGGCGGCATCTACACCCTGGCGCTGGTGTTGATCGGGCAACGCTTCAAGGGGCAGGACCTGGTCACGGCCAATGCCAGTGTCGGATTGCTCTGGGGCGTGGGCAGCCTGGTCGGGCCGCTGGTCAGCGGTGCGGCGATGGATGTGGCGCCCCATGGGTTGCCCATGGCGCTGGCGCTAATGGCGGGGTTGTTCGTGTGTTTTGCGCGGCAGGCGTATCGGCGGGCGGGCAAGTTGCAGGCGGTGGTGGACTGA
- a CDS encoding DNA-3-methyladenine glycosylase family protein: MILADLSPQAFDAATEYLAGQDPDWARHIAATGPCLHQATPGREPYETLVRAIAYQQLHARAAEAILGRLLALFPETAFPTPEQLLAVSPEMMRACGFSASKTATLHGIAQAYLEGVVPSRAEALLLPDDALVERLVSLRGVGRWTVEMLLIYSLERSDILPVDDFGVREGYRRMKGLEKAPTPARMREMGQAWSPYRTVAAWYLWRA; this comes from the coding sequence ATGATCCTTGCCGACCTTTCGCCCCAGGCCTTTGACGCAGCCACCGAGTACCTGGCTGGCCAGGACCCGGATTGGGCGCGTCACATCGCTGCCACCGGCCCTTGCCTGCACCAGGCCACGCCCGGTCGCGAGCCCTATGAGACGCTGGTGAGGGCGATCGCCTACCAGCAATTGCATGCACGGGCGGCGGAGGCGATCCTCGGGCGATTGCTGGCGTTGTTTCCCGAAACCGCATTCCCGACGCCGGAACAGTTGCTGGCGGTCAGCCCGGAGATGATGCGGGCCTGCGGGTTTTCAGCGAGCAAGACCGCGACGCTCCATGGCATCGCCCAGGCGTATCTGGAGGGTGTTGTACCCAGTCGGGCAGAAGCCTTGCTGCTGCCGGACGATGCCTTGGTCGAGCGTCTGGTGAGCCTGCGTGGGGTCGGGCGCTGGACGGTGGAGATGCTGCTGATCTACAGCCTGGAGCGTTCGGACATCCTGCCGGTGGATGACTTTGGCGTGCGCGAGGGCTATCGCCGGATGAAAGGGTTGGAAAAGGCACCGACGCCAGCGCGGATGCGCGAAATGGGGCAAGCGTGGAGCCCTTATCGTACGGTAGCAGCCTGGTACCTGTGGCGTGCCTGA
- the ada gene encoding bifunctional DNA-binding transcriptional regulator/O6-methylguanine-DNA methyltransferase Ada codes for MTPVPTYTTEAARWQAVQSRDTAATGHFVYAVRTTGVYCQPACKSRLAKRENVEFFTDAAQAEAAGYRACKRCAGGIQAVRRSDLVARACRLIEASDPAPSLDQLGAALSLSPFHLHRLFKAETGLTPKAYASAFRARRLRERLDNAPSVTEAIYDAGYNSNSRFYESAGERLGMRPREYRAGGEGATIHFALGQCSLGAILVAQSQRGICAILLGDEPEPLLDELQDQFPKARLIGGDEGFERLVAEVVGFVEAPALGLALPLDVQGTAFQERVWQALREIPAGTRVSYTDIAERIGAPKAFRAVAQACAANHIAVAIPCHRVVRRDGDLSGYRWGIERKRQLLDRETALS; via the coding sequence ATGACCCCCGTCCCGACCTACACCACCGAAGCCGCGCGTTGGCAGGCCGTGCAGTCCCGCGACACTGCCGCCACCGGCCATTTCGTCTATGCCGTGCGCACCACCGGGGTGTATTGCCAGCCAGCGTGCAAGTCGCGCCTGGCCAAGCGCGAGAATGTCGAGTTCTTCACCGACGCCGCCCAGGCCGAAGCCGCCGGCTACCGGGCCTGCAAGCGTTGCGCGGGCGGTATTCAAGCCGTGCGCCGCAGTGATCTGGTGGCCCGCGCCTGCCGCCTGATCGAAGCCAGCGACCCCGCGCCCAGCCTCGACCAGCTGGGCGCGGCGCTGAGTCTCAGCCCCTTCCACCTGCACCGTCTGTTCAAGGCCGAAACCGGCCTGACGCCCAAGGCCTACGCCTCGGCATTCCGCGCCCGGCGCCTGCGCGAGCGTCTGGACAATGCACCCAGTGTCACCGAAGCCATCTACGACGCCGGCTACAACTCCAACAGCCGCTTTTACGAAAGTGCCGGTGAACGCCTGGGCATGCGCCCGCGCGAGTACCGTGCGGGCGGAGAGGGTGCGACCATTCACTTTGCCCTGGGCCAGTGTTCGCTGGGGGCGATCCTGGTTGCCCAGAGCCAGCGAGGCATCTGCGCGATCCTGCTGGGCGATGAGCCCGAGCCATTGCTCGACGAGCTGCAGGACCAGTTCCCCAAGGCGCGATTGATCGGTGGCGACGAAGGCTTCGAGCGGCTGGTCGCCGAAGTGGTGGGTTTCGTCGAAGCCCCGGCGCTGGGCCTGGCCCTGCCGCTGGACGTGCAGGGCACGGCTTTTCAGGAGCGGGTCTGGCAGGCGTTGCGCGAGATACCGGCGGGCACCCGGGTGAGCTACACCGACATCGCCGAGCGCATCGGCGCGCCCAAGGCGTTCAGGGCGGTGGCCCAGGCCTGCGCGGCCAACCACATCGCGGTGGCCATCCCCTGCCACCGGGTGGTGCGCCGCGACGGTGACCTCAGCGGCTACCGTTGGGGCATTGAACGCAAACGCCAGTTGCTGGACCGAGAGACGGCACTCTCCTGA
- a CDS encoding DUF3772 domain-containing protein produces MRRVSLDRFYAGLLALLLCVAVPAWAQPATPVSRLAVAEQQVLDENAGLEELSERLDQIRQGVTSNANDDLLAQLRQSALQVQRQADVLVTQRTADVQRLDDQLNVLGPQMPEEAQSLTRQRKQLTDEKNDVLAEQKDATTLAQSARDLSTQIVNLRRSLFNSQITSRAASPLSPAFWSSLIRPTDDDVARLRDLRGEASDAMASAFSAEHRWWFITALVAAVLVWTLVRRVLERLLADAMIRWLPEGRLRRSALALSVSLATLGTISGSVSLLRWGLESSADLGPDLASLTNHILALVVFSAFISGLGRAMLMLQRPSWRLPPIADEVASALGWFPKVLALALMVLLTQERINSVIGTSLALTLATNGVTALVVSLLFVVALLRYRRAHRLHDLERPKGLAGLIPFVIVVWVVAILLTLLAGYLTLAYFLTAKLLWISVVVTCAYLLVTVFGDLCETLLSPRQPGGLALASALGLQQRHQAQASTVLAGIGRTLLLFAAALLVFMPSGTSPGELLLSLADWDGTGGKVLGNLNIVPQDIFLAVAIFLGGWFAIRVVKRWLSERLLPETDMDAGMRASLVTLVGYLGFLFLAMLVMSTLHINLTSLTWVVSALSVGIGFGLQQIVQNFISGLILLTERPVKVGDWVSLAGVEGDIRRINVRATEIQMSDRSTVIVPNSQFISQNVRNVTMANALGVVSITLTLPLETDPAKVREVLLAAYKEHESILDAPATSVTFKDLTSSGMVIGVSGYVASPRQVSSTRSDLLFTILGRLRDEGIALSSPQSMVLVQENGRPVDEPA; encoded by the coding sequence ATGAGGCGTGTCAGCCTTGACCGATTTTATGCGGGGCTTCTGGCCCTGCTGTTGTGCGTGGCCGTGCCCGCCTGGGCTCAGCCGGCCACGCCGGTGTCGCGCCTGGCCGTGGCCGAACAGCAGGTGCTGGATGAGAACGCCGGCCTGGAGGAACTGAGCGAGCGGCTCGACCAGATCCGCCAGGGCGTCACCAGCAACGCCAACGACGACCTGCTCGCGCAGTTGCGCCAGTCGGCCCTGCAGGTGCAGCGCCAGGCCGATGTGCTGGTCACCCAGCGCACTGCCGATGTGCAGCGCCTGGACGACCAGCTCAACGTGCTCGGCCCACAGATGCCGGAAGAGGCCCAGAGCCTGACCCGCCAGCGCAAGCAGCTCACCGATGAGAAAAATGATGTACTCGCCGAGCAGAAGGACGCCACCACGCTGGCTCAGTCGGCCCGTGACCTGTCCACCCAGATCGTCAACCTGCGCCGCAGCCTGTTCAACTCGCAGATCACCAGCCGCGCCGCCAGCCCGCTGAGCCCGGCGTTCTGGTCGAGCCTGATCCGCCCCACCGACGACGACGTGGCGCGCTTGCGCGACCTGCGCGGCGAAGCGTCGGATGCCATGGCCAGCGCCTTCAGCGCCGAGCACCGCTGGTGGTTCATCACCGCCCTGGTCGCCGCCGTGCTGGTCTGGACCCTGGTGCGCCGGGTGCTCGAACGGTTGCTGGCCGACGCGATGATCCGCTGGCTGCCCGAAGGCCGCCTGCGCCGCAGCGCCTTGGCGCTGAGTGTCAGCCTGGCGACCCTGGGCACCATCTCCGGCTCGGTGTCGCTGCTGCGCTGGGGCCTGGAAAGCAGCGCCGACCTCGGCCCCGACCTCGCCAGCCTGACCAACCACATCCTCGCGTTGGTGGTGTTCAGTGCCTTCATCTCGGGCCTTGGCCGCGCCATGCTGATGCTGCAACGCCCGTCCTGGCGCCTGCCGCCGATCGCCGACGAAGTGGCCAGCGCCCTGGGCTGGTTCCCCAAGGTACTGGCCCTGGCGCTGATGGTGCTGCTCACCCAGGAACGCATCAACAGCGTGATCGGCACCAGCCTGGCCCTGACCCTGGCCACCAACGGCGTGACCGCGCTGGTGGTGTCACTGTTGTTCGTCGTGGCCCTGCTGCGCTATCGCCGCGCCCATCGCCTGCATGACCTGGAGCGTCCGAAAGGGCTGGCCGGGCTGATCCCGTTCGTGATCGTGGTGTGGGTGGTGGCGATCCTGCTGACCCTGCTGGCCGGTTACCTGACGCTGGCGTACTTCCTCACCGCCAAGTTGCTGTGGATCAGCGTGGTGGTGACCTGCGCCTACCTGCTGGTCACGGTGTTCGGCGACCTGTGCGAAACGTTGCTGTCGCCTCGCCAGCCGGGTGGCCTGGCACTGGCCTCGGCCCTGGGCCTGCAACAACGCCACCAGGCCCAGGCCAGCACCGTGCTGGCGGGCATCGGCCGCACGCTGCTGCTGTTCGCCGCCGCATTGCTGGTGTTCATGCCTTCGGGCACCAGCCCGGGCGAGCTGCTGCTGAGCCTGGCGGACTGGGATGGCACCGGCGGCAAGGTACTCGGCAACCTGAACATCGTGCCCCAGGATATCTTCCTGGCCGTGGCGATCTTCCTCGGTGGCTGGTTCGCCATCCGCGTGGTCAAACGCTGGCTGAGCGAGCGCCTGCTGCCGGAAACCGACATGGACGCCGGCATGCGCGCCTCGCTGGTGACCCTGGTGGGCTACCTCGGCTTCCTGTTCCTGGCCATGCTGGTGATGTCGACCCTGCACATCAACCTGACCAGCCTGACCTGGGTGGTCAGTGCGCTGTCGGTGGGTATCGGTTTCGGCCTGCAGCAGATCGTGCAGAACTTCATTTCCGGCCTGATCCTGCTCACCGAGCGCCCGGTGAAGGTGGGCGACTGGGTGAGCCTGGCCGGTGTCGAGGGTGACATTCGCCGGATCAACGTGCGCGCCACCGAGATCCAGATGTCCGACCGCTCGACGGTGATCGTGCCCAACTCGCAGTTCATCTCGCAGAACGTGCGCAACGTGACCATGGCCAATGCCCTCGGGGTGGTCAGCATCACCCTGACGCTGCCGCTGGAGACTGACCCTGCAAAAGTACGCGAGGTGCTGCTGGCGGCGTACAAGGAGCATGAGTCGATCCTCGATGCGCCGGCCACGTCGGTGACCTTCAAGGACCTGACCAGCAGTGGCATGGTGATCGGGGTGAGCGGCTATGTGGCCTCGCCACGGCAGGTATCGAGCACGCGCAGCGACCTGCTGTTCACTATCCTCGGGCGCTTGCGCGACGAGGGCATTGCCCTGTCCTCGCCGCAGAGCATGGTGCTGGTGCAGGAGAACGGGCGACCGGTCGACGAGCCAGCATGA